GCGAGCGAGCGCGAGCGCGACGACATGGAGGCCTTCGTCATGGCCTTCGACAACACCCTGCCGCCCATCGTGGGCCAGCAGGTGACCGTGGACGCCGACTCCGACGCGGCGGCCTACGACCGCGCCCTCCTCCTCGCGGCGCGCGCACGGACCTCGATGATCTGGCCTGGCGGCGCGAGCACCACCGAGTGCGACCTCGTCGTGCGCGGCGTGGTCGACGGTGAAGCGCGAAGCTACCTGCTCGAGCCCGACGGCATGCTCCACCCCGACCGCGCGACCGGGCCCTCCACCACCCTGGCCGCGCTCGCGGCGCGCGCCATGGCGGGCGAGGCCGTCCTCACCGCCACCTGCGTCCCGCCGGGCTCGGGCCGACGCATGGCGCACGACCGCGACGAAGACGGCGTCCGCGACGGCGACGAGCGCGACCTCGGGACCGACCCGGCCGATCGCGCCCTCGTCGACATCCCCCCGCTGAACGTCCGCCCGCCGGACGCGCCCCCGCTCCCCGACGGCGGCGTGCCCGCTCGAGACGCCGGCGCGGACGGCGGGAGGCTCGACGCGAGCGCGGCCGACGGCGGCTCCGCGGACGCCGGCCCCACGGCGCCCCCGGACGGCGGATGCGGCTGCCGCGCCGCGGGCGAGACGCCGTCCCGAGCCTGGGCTATCGGGCTCCTGGCCCTCGTCCTCGCGGCGTGGCGACCGCGCCGCCAATCCGGCGCTTGACAAGGAACGCGGGAGCGGTAATTTCCGCGACCCATTCCGGATTAGCTCAGTTGGTAGAGCGATCGGCTGTTAACCGATTTGTCGCTGGTTCGAGTCCAGCATCCGGAGCTTTCCTTGACCCGAGGCCAACCGCTCGGGCCCATCGGTGAACAGGCCGCGCGTCGCGCTCGCCGCGACGATTCGCGCCTGTGTCGGCGGGACGCGGGCTCTCGCCAGACTCCGCGGGCCGCTCGGACGGAGACTCCGCGGAGTCTCGACGGGGCGGTCTTGGGGCGGTCTGGGCTCAGACTTGTCCAGACTCAGACGGACCTGGTTAACTGGGTCGCCCTCATCTCGGTGCGAGCCGCGCGCGAGCGCTGTTAACCGATCGGGCATGCTTTCACCCCGTCGGAATCGCTCGGGAAATTCCGGTGCGAGATGCGCGGTCGCGTTCAGGCGCCACGAGGATCGTTCGCGGTGACGTGCTGTCACGAGGCTCCGTGGCTCGGATCGCTTCCGGGAGCGCGGTGCGTACAGCCGTCACAGTGAAACCTGCGGAAGGTGGTCAGCACTGCCTCCCAGTCCCTCGTCCCGATCCCGGACCGGCGGTCGAGGAGGTTGCAGACTGCGATCTGTTCCGGCGCCTGGAGCCACAGCGTGCGACGGGTCTCGAGGTGGGCCCCATCCTCGCGAAGCTCGAGGTGCCGGCACCAATCGCGTTGCAGTCGGGCGAGGGCTCGCTGGCACTCGATCCCGTCGCGGACGACGGAGAGCCGATCCTCCGGCAGACGCATCATCTCGAGGGTGTCCCGGGCGTAGCGGTCGAGATCCTGAACGGACATCTCCGCGATGAACACGCCGACGCCCTCCGCACCCATGCGTCGCACGTCCTCTTGGATCCGCTCCGTGAGGCTGGATGCGATCGCTTTGTCGGCGATGCGAACGACATCAGCGTAGCGGAGCGTTGCCGCCGTCTCTCGTACAGCCGATGCGATCTCGACGGCGCCAACCCGATCGCCGACGAGATCGGCGACGTCACTCTCGACGAGACGAGACCTCAGCTCGAGCTCCGGCAGATCGAATCGTCGCGCGAGCGCCTGGGTCTCCTGCAGGCGCGCCGGAAGCTCGGGGGGCACCGCCGGGGGCGGAACGCCGAGGTGAAGGGCCGCGAGCCTGACCTGGGAAAGGAAGAACGTGTCGGCGATGTCCCGCGCATGCACTGCTTGGCAGTACAGGGGAGCGTTGCCGGAGGATCGGATGTCCGCGATCAGACGCCCCAGCTCTTCCTGCCACTCGCCGAGGTTCGCGAACTGCTGGGCGATGACTTCCTGCGGGCTCGCGTCGTAGGCGTGCCGCCAGAGCTCGGGCTCCTGGGAGTTCACGAGGGCGTGCAGCAAGGCCACCGCCCGTTCGTGTGACCGGAACGTCAACGTGAAGAGCCTGGTCTGCTGGCGCAGCGCCTCGGGAGCGGACTCCATCGATTGGATTCGCAGCAGCAGCTCCTCGAGCCGAGCTTGGATTCGCTCCATGTCATCGGGGCTCGCGCCAACCCGCTGACCCCAGAGCTGAGCTACGTCGTACTGCAGGGCGAGGAGCTCGGGTGCAGCCACGCGCCATGCATCGCATCGCTCCCGGTGGAGCTCCGGAGAGATGGCGCCGGTGGCCAAGTCGACCGCGTTTCGGAGAAACGTCAGGAAGTGCCGGTCGTCCTCGTCCAGCTCGTCGCGCCGCAGCGCGGCGTCGCGGAGGCTCGCGTCGGCGGCCAGGTACCGCTCGCTGGAGAACTCCGCGTAGCCCTTGACCAACGAGAGCTTCGAGGACGACCGAACGTCGCGCCCAGGAAGCAAGGACAGGAGCTCGAGTACCCTCGCGGCGAACCCCCAGGACACGAGCGCCACGCCACCGTCACGAAGGAGCGGGCCCGCCTCCTGATGGGTCCGGACCTCGCCCGGGAGCCCGCCCACGACGTCGAACTCGAGCCTCCGCGGGTGACCCGGCGTCGCGGCCGCCACGGCATCGCGGAGACGCCGCGCTCGTTGGGCCTCGCCGACGATGCGAGTCGCGATCTCATCGAGGGCACCCTCATCGAGCCTGCGCTCGAATCGGATGGTGACCGTATCGGCCTCGGCCGCCGGCTGTGCCGCGTGCCGCTGCTGCTCGTCCTGAGCGAAGGCGAAGAGGAACTCCTCGGCCTCCGGGCGGTACAAGATGTACAGGGGACAGGGCCCGTTCAGCAGGTAGTTGAGGTTCTCGACCGTGACGCCCGACACCGAGAACGACCCATCGGAGTTCGGCGCGAGACCGGATCGTCCCTTGAGCTGCACCTGCGAACGACAGTTCGTCGCGCGGGACCCGGCGAGCACCTCGATGGAGAGGTCGACACCGTAGTCCTCTTCGCGCTCGTCGCGGACCACGAAGCGGTCGGTTGGGAGGCGAACCTTGAGCTTGTTCAAGCTCTCCC
This window of the Sandaracinaceae bacterium genome carries:
- a CDS encoding DUF4365 domain-containing protein → MSDPATKKELVLGRLPTADAASALQRESLNKLKVRLPTDRFVVRDEREEDYGVDLSIEVLAGSRATNCRSQVQLKGRSGLAPNSDGSFSVSGVTVENLNYLLNGPCPLYILYRPEAEEFLFAFAQDEQQRHAAQPAAEADTVTIRFERRLDEGALDEIATRIVGEAQRARRLRDAVAAATPGHPRRLEFDVVGGLPGEVRTHQEAGPLLRDGGVALVSWGFAARVLELLSLLPGRDVRSSSKLSLVKGYAEFSSERYLAADASLRDAALRRDELDEDDRHFLTFLRNAVDLATGAISPELHRERCDAWRVAAPELLALQYDVAQLWGQRVGASPDDMERIQARLEELLLRIQSMESAPEALRQQTRLFTLTFRSHERAVALLHALVNSQEPELWRHAYDASPQEVIAQQFANLGEWQEELGRLIADIRSSGNAPLYCQAVHARDIADTFFLSQVRLAALHLGVPPPAVPPELPARLQETQALARRFDLPELELRSRLVESDVADLVGDRVGAVEIASAVRETAATLRYADVVRIADKAIASSLTERIQEDVRRMGAEGVGVFIAEMSVQDLDRYARDTLEMMRLPEDRLSVVRDGIECQRALARLQRDWCRHLELREDGAHLETRRTLWLQAPEQIAVCNLLDRRSGIGTRDWEAVLTTFRRFHCDGCTHRAPGSDPSHGAS